The Bacteroides acidifaciens genome includes a region encoding these proteins:
- a CDS encoding histone H1 has translation MKELVEKVAALYADFSKDANAQIENGNKAAGTRARKASLEIEKAMKEFRKASLEAAKQ, from the coding sequence ATGAAAGAATTGGTAGAAAAAGTAGCAGCTCTTTATGCTGACTTCTCTAAAGATGCTAACGCTCAGATTGAAAACGGTAACAAAGCAGCAGGAACTCGTGCTCGTAAAGCTTCTTTGGAAATCGAAAAAGCAATGAAAGAATTCCGTAAAGCATCTTTGGAAGCTGCTAAACAGTAA
- a CDS encoding arsenate reductase family protein gives MTPLFLQYPACSTCQKAKKWLTENNIEFTNRLIVEENPTVEELKTWIPRSGLPIKKFFNTSGLVYKELKLSEKLPGMSEEEQIALLATNGKLVKRPLVVADSFVLVGFKPDEWEKLK, from the coding sequence ATGACACCTTTATTTTTGCAATACCCGGCATGCAGTACCTGTCAGAAAGCCAAGAAGTGGTTAACAGAAAATAACATTGAGTTTACAAACCGATTAATTGTAGAAGAAAATCCTACGGTTGAAGAGCTAAAAACATGGATTCCACGCAGCGGTCTGCCTATAAAGAAATTCTTCAACACTAGCGGATTAGTTTATAAAGAGTTGAAACTGAGCGAGAAGCTACCAGGTATGAGTGAAGAAGAACAAATAGCGCTGCTGGCAACAAACGGTAAATTGGTGAAACGCCCATTAGTAGTGGCAGACAGCTTTGTCCTGGTCGGCTTTAAGCCCGATGAGTGGGAAAAATTAAAATAA
- a CDS encoding uracil-DNA glycosylase family protein, whose protein sequence is MEIEKHPLAPFLPAKAQLLMLGSFPPQKKRWSMDFYYPNLNNDMWRIFGVLFFNNKEHFLNSTRKAFVRERIIDFLNEKGIALFDTASSIRRLQDNASDKFLEVVEATDVAALLRQLPECKAIVTTGQKATDTLRQQFDVEEPKVGDYAEFVFEGRAMRLYRMPSSSRAYPLALDKKAAAYRIMYQDLQILS, encoded by the coding sequence ATGGAAATCGAAAAACATCCGTTAGCACCGTTTCTCCCAGCGAAAGCACAACTACTTATGCTGGGAAGTTTTCCACCGCAGAAGAAACGCTGGTCGATGGACTTCTACTACCCGAACCTGAACAATGACATGTGGCGGATTTTCGGTGTTTTATTCTTCAATAACAAAGAGCACTTTCTAAATTCGACACGAAAAGCGTTCGTTCGCGAACGGATTATAGACTTTTTGAACGAAAAAGGGATTGCACTGTTCGATACGGCTTCTTCTATTCGCAGATTGCAGGATAATGCTTCGGACAAGTTTCTGGAAGTGGTGGAAGCCACCGACGTAGCAGCATTACTTCGTCAGCTTCCCGAATGTAAGGCAATCGTCACCACGGGGCAAAAAGCTACAGATACGCTCCGGCAGCAGTTCGATGTGGAAGAACCGAAAGTGGGCGATTACGCAGAATTCGTTTTTGAAGGACGGGCTATGAGGTTATACCGTATGCCTTCTTCCTCGCGGGCCTACCCGCTGGCATTGGATAAGAAAGCGGCGGCTTATCGGATAATGTATCAAGATTTACAGATACTTTCATAA
- a CDS encoding TonB-dependent receptor — MKLYKLSGKNYLVKIHKIYILLFALCFCSSVFGQSQQITVSMKNQPLLKVFESIEAQTDLSIAYNQTKLDVKQKVSVDFTQQTVSSVLNSILKGTGFTYRMEGKHIIIIPVQPKEEPSSDNKSKNISIRGTVTDIQGEPLIGANVLVEGSKQATITNFNGEFSLEVPANGKLRITYIGYTAQEVPVKNQTSFNIQLQEDTQTMEEVVVIGFGTQKKVNMTGAVGAVNVKESLGDRPITNVSAALQGAVPGLKIESATGAPGDDMTYNIRGTTSINGGEPLVLVNNVPMDINMIDPQDIETVSILKDAASAAIYGARAAFGVILITTKQGKKDMAPKFNYNNNFSFSKALELPQKASPLESVLAYKEMGWANDTYVDGKNITRWESYIRDYQSDPSKYPNGYIFDDKGNLFLMRENDMFADMMEDFGFMQNHSFSVSGGSERTNYRLSLGYTGEDGILITDKDKFNRINMSSFLSVDINKWLTTQLDIRYANSTQNKVEQGGRNGVWGSAMALPSYHNILPYEQDGVVYPAETSATYVRYGEPRVIKKNDLRTLGRVIISPLKGLKITGEYTFNRTTEYNRMYINKYQYIGFNFAGVLNSTENSSYALTQGFTNYNAVNVFANYDFSIGKHDIAIMGGYNQEESHKESQWSERKDVLLENLPSLSGSTGTTSISDSFDEYAIRGLFYRVNYAYAGKYMLEANGRYDGTSRFPKKNRFGFFPSFSAGWRISEEAFMEKTRDILSNLKLRASWGSIGNQIILKPDNTPENYPYIPSMAPYLTDWLVDGQKTTTLGVPAMVSNNFSWEKVYTLDFGVDFGFFNNRLNGTFDWYRRDTKGMLAPGMDLPWVIGATAAKQNAADLKTYGWELELNWRDRINKDWSYRIGFNLYDSQSEITKYNNETNLLGDKIYRKGMKIGEIWGYVTDRFYTVDDFNEDGTLKAGIPKPKGAGKVYPGDILYKNFDDDTETIWSGQGTADDPGDQRIIGNSTPRFHYGITAGVSWKGFDLSIFLRGVGKRDYWRTDQIAWPTGTWGSLFKETLDFWTPENTNAYFPRVYANNAVNTSYNRWKQTKYLADASYLKLQNITLSYTLPKTWSQRIYFDEMKVFFSGENLYTWDHLPEGLETDMLQKGIWEYPFMRKFSLGINVTF, encoded by the coding sequence ATGAAACTTTATAAGTTATCGGGGAAGAATTACCTCGTAAAAATTCATAAAATTTATATATTGTTATTTGCTTTATGTTTTTGTAGCAGTGTCTTTGGACAGAGCCAGCAGATAACAGTATCTATGAAAAACCAACCTCTATTAAAAGTATTTGAAAGCATTGAAGCACAGACGGATTTAAGCATCGCTTATAATCAGACAAAGTTGGACGTGAAACAAAAGGTAAGTGTTGACTTTACCCAACAAACTGTTTCCTCTGTTTTGAATTCCATATTAAAAGGAACCGGATTTACTTACAGAATGGAAGGTAAACATATTATCATTATACCTGTTCAACCTAAAGAAGAGCCATCTTCCGATAATAAGAGTAAGAATATATCCATTCGAGGAACGGTCACAGATATACAAGGCGAGCCTTTGATTGGTGCCAACGTTCTTGTAGAGGGTAGCAAGCAAGCTACTATTACCAACTTCAACGGAGAGTTCTCATTGGAAGTTCCGGCAAATGGCAAACTCCGAATCACTTATATCGGATACACCGCACAAGAAGTTCCTGTGAAAAACCAGACATCCTTCAACATACAATTACAGGAAGACACACAAACGATGGAGGAAGTCGTAGTTATCGGATTCGGTACACAGAAAAAAGTGAATATGACCGGAGCCGTAGGAGCCGTAAACGTCAAGGAATCCTTAGGCGACCGTCCTATAACCAATGTATCGGCAGCTTTGCAAGGTGCTGTGCCCGGTTTGAAGATTGAATCGGCCACAGGTGCTCCCGGCGATGACATGACATATAATATCCGTGGAACAACTTCCATCAACGGAGGTGAACCTTTGGTGCTGGTCAACAACGTACCGATGGATATCAATATGATTGACCCGCAAGATATTGAAACCGTGTCTATCCTGAAAGATGCCGCTTCGGCAGCTATCTATGGAGCGCGTGCCGCTTTCGGTGTTATCCTGATAACGACGAAACAAGGTAAAAAAGATATGGCTCCCAAATTCAACTACAATAACAACTTCTCCTTCTCGAAAGCATTGGAGTTGCCGCAAAAAGCCAGTCCGCTGGAGTCGGTATTGGCCTACAAGGAGATGGGATGGGCGAATGACACGTATGTGGACGGAAAAAACATCACCCGGTGGGAATCATACATACGCGACTACCAAAGCGACCCTTCCAAATATCCTAACGGTTATATATTTGACGACAAAGGCAATTTGTTCTTAATGCGGGAAAACGATATGTTTGCCGACATGATGGAAGACTTCGGCTTCATGCAGAACCACAGTTTCTCCGTTTCGGGAGGTAGCGAACGCACCAATTACCGCTTAAGTTTAGGATACACCGGCGAAGACGGAATTCTGATAACAGACAAAGACAAGTTCAACCGTATCAATATGTCCAGCTTCCTCAGCGTGGATATCAACAAATGGCTTACCACTCAGTTGGATATCAGATATGCCAACTCTACTCAAAACAAAGTAGAGCAAGGCGGCCGCAACGGTGTGTGGGGAAGTGCGATGGCTTTGCCATCTTACCATAACATCCTGCCGTATGAACAAGACGGCGTAGTATATCCCGCCGAAACATCGGCTACTTATGTACGTTATGGCGAACCGAGAGTTATCAAGAAAAACGACCTGCGCACATTGGGACGTGTTATCATATCTCCGTTAAAAGGATTGAAAATAACGGGTGAATATACATTTAACCGCACCACCGAATACAACCGGATGTATATCAACAAATACCAATACATCGGTTTCAACTTTGCGGGAGTCCTGAACAGTACAGAAAACTCAAGTTATGCCCTGACACAAGGATTCACCAACTACAATGCCGTCAACGTATTTGCCAATTACGACTTCTCCATAGGCAAACACGACATTGCCATCATGGGAGGATACAACCAGGAAGAGAGCCACAAGGAATCCCAATGGTCGGAACGTAAGGACGTATTGTTGGAAAACCTGCCTTCTCTTTCAGGTTCGACCGGTACGACTTCTATCAGCGACAGCTTTGACGAATATGCCATCAGAGGTTTGTTCTACCGTGTCAATTACGCATACGCCGGCAAATATATGCTGGAAGCCAACGGACGTTACGACGGAACTTCCCGTTTCCCGAAGAAGAACCGTTTCGGATTCTTCCCGTCTTTCTCAGCCGGATGGAGAATCTCGGAAGAAGCATTTATGGAAAAAACAAGAGACATTCTTTCCAACCTGAAACTGCGCGCTTCGTGGGGTTCTATCGGAAACCAGATTATCCTGAAGCCTGACAATACCCCCGAAAACTATCCGTACATTCCTTCCATGGCGCCTTATCTCACAGACTGGTTAGTAGACGGACAGAAAACCACTACACTGGGAGTTCCTGCAATGGTAAGCAACAATTTCTCATGGGAGAAAGTATATACACTGGACTTCGGCGTCGACTTCGGATTCTTCAATAACCGCCTGAACGGTACTTTCGACTGGTATCGCCGCGACACCAAAGGAATGTTGGCTCCTGGTATGGACCTTCCGTGGGTAATCGGTGCTACTGCTGCCAAACAGAATGCCGCCGACCTGAAAACCTATGGTTGGGAATTGGAATTGAACTGGAGAGACCGTATCAACAAAGACTGGAGCTACCGGATTGGCTTCAACCTGTACGACTCACAAAGCGAGATTACGAAGTACAACAACGAAACTAACCTGTTGGGTGATAAGATTTATCGTAAAGGTATGAAAATAGGAGAAATATGGGGATACGTCACCGACCGTTTCTACACCGTAGACGACTTCAACGAAGACGGAACATTGAAAGCTGGTATTCCTAAACCGAAAGGAGCCGGAAAAGTGTATCCGGGAGATATCCTATACAAAAACTTCGACGATGACACGGAAACCATTTGGAGCGGACAGGGAACGGCAGACGATCCGGGCGACCAACGCATCATCGGTAACTCAACACCGCGCTTCCACTACGGTATCACCGCAGGAGTAAGCTGGAAAGGATTTGACTTGTCTATTTTCCTACGCGGCGTGGGCAAACGCGATTACTGGCGTACCGACCAGATTGCATGGCCTACCGGAACTTGGGGTAGCTTGTTTAAGGAAACGCTCGACTTCTGGACACCCGAGAACACGAACGCATACTTTCCGCGCGTATATGCTAACAATGCAGTAAACACCTCCTACAACCGTTGGAAACAGACCAAGTATCTGGCAGATGCATCTTACTTGAAACTACAGAATATCACACTTTCGTACACGTTGCCCAAAACGTGGTCGCAACGCATCTATTTCGATGAGATGAAAGTATTCTTCAGTGGAGAAAATCTCTATACTTGGGACCACTTGCCTGAGGGATTGGAAACCGATATGTTGCAGAAAGGCATTTGGGAATATCCGTTTATGAGAAAATTCTCTCTTGGTATCAATGTTACATTCTAA
- a CDS encoding putative DNA modification/repair radical SAM protein: MNENVLAKLKILAESAKYDVSCSSSGTVRSNKSGMLGNTVGGWGICHSFAEDGRCISLLKIMLTNYCIYDCAYCINRRSNDLPRATFSVSELVELTMEFYRRNYIEGLFLSSGVVRNPDYTMERLVRVAKDLRQVHCFNGYIHLKSIPGASRELVNEAGLYADRLSVNVEIPKEENLKLLAPEKDHKSVFAPMKYIQQGVLESKEERQKFRHAPRFAPAGQSTQVIVGATSESDKDILFLSSALYNRPTMKRVYYSGYVSVNTYDKRLPALKQPPLVRENRLYQADWLLRFYQFKVDEIVDDSYPDLDLEIDPKLSWALRHPEHFPVDINKADYEMLLRVPGIGVKSAKLIVASRRFSRLGFYELKKIGVVMKKAQYFITCKELPLQMQTVNELSPQRVRTLLLPKSKKKVDERQLVLDFGE; this comes from the coding sequence ATGAACGAAAATGTCTTGGCTAAACTGAAGATACTTGCGGAATCTGCAAAGTACGATGTTTCCTGTTCTTCCAGTGGCACAGTGCGCTCCAATAAATCGGGGATGCTGGGCAATACTGTGGGGGGATGGGGGATATGCCATAGTTTTGCCGAGGACGGGCGGTGCATATCACTGCTGAAAATCATGCTTACCAATTACTGTATCTACGATTGCGCCTACTGCATCAACAGACGTAGCAACGACCTTCCGCGCGCCACCTTTTCGGTATCTGAATTGGTGGAATTGACGATGGAGTTTTATCGTCGTAACTATATAGAAGGTCTGTTTCTCAGTTCCGGCGTAGTCCGCAACCCCGACTATACGATGGAGCGCCTTGTGCGTGTTGCCAAAGACCTGCGGCAGGTACATTGCTTCAACGGATACATCCATCTGAAGAGCATCCCTGGCGCCAGCCGCGAACTGGTGAATGAGGCCGGACTGTATGCCGACCGTCTCAGCGTCAACGTAGAAATTCCCAAAGAAGAGAACCTGAAACTGCTTGCGCCGGAAAAAGACCATAAAAGCGTCTTTGCCCCGATGAAATATATCCAGCAAGGCGTATTGGAGAGCAAGGAAGAACGGCAGAAGTTCCGTCACGCTCCGCGCTTCGCACCTGCCGGACAGAGTACGCAGGTTATCGTCGGTGCCACATCCGAATCGGATAAGGACATTCTTTTCCTTTCGTCAGCACTCTACAACCGTCCCACGATGAAGCGTGTCTACTATTCCGGCTATGTCTCCGTAAATACCTACGACAAGCGCCTTCCGGCCTTGAAACAACCACCTTTAGTACGCGAAAACCGGCTTTATCAGGCTGACTGGCTGTTACGTTTCTATCAATTCAAAGTAGATGAAATAGTAGACGACTCTTACCCGGACCTTGACCTCGAAATAGACCCGAAACTCTCTTGGGCATTGCGCCATCCCGAACATTTCCCGGTCGACATCAATAAAGCGGATTACGAAATGCTTCTCCGTGTGCCGGGCATCGGTGTAAAATCGGCGAAGCTGATTGTCGCTTCCCGGCGCTTCTCCCGACTGGGCTTTTATGAATTGAAAAAGATAGGAGTAGTGATGAAAAAAGCGCAATACTTCATTACTTGCAAGGAACTTCCTCTTCAAATGCAGACAGTGAACGAGCTTTCCCCGCAACGGGTACGTACTTTATTGTTGCCGAAATCTAAAAAGAAAGTGGACGAACGCCAGTTGGTACTTGACTTTGGAGAATGA
- a CDS encoding helix-turn-helix domain-containing protein gives MKLLTDTDYIHALIAEGEHQQQDFKFEISDARKIAKTLSAFANTDGGRLLIGVKDNGKIAGVRSEEERYMIEAAAQLYCVPEVEYTLKTYIVEGRQVLVATIEETPHKPVYAKDETGKPLAYLRIKDENILATPIHLRVWQQSDSPRGELIRYTEREQLLLEQLEQGALLSLNRYCRQTGVSRRAAEHLLAKFVRYDIVEPVFENHKFYFRIKNE, from the coding sequence ATGAAACTGCTTACAGATACCGATTATATACATGCACTGATTGCTGAGGGTGAGCATCAACAACAGGATTTTAAGTTCGAAATTTCCGACGCACGCAAAATAGCCAAGACTCTCTCCGCTTTTGCCAATACCGACGGGGGACGATTACTTATCGGCGTAAAAGACAACGGAAAAATAGCAGGAGTACGCTCCGAAGAAGAGAGATATATGATTGAAGCCGCCGCGCAACTTTACTGTGTGCCAGAAGTGGAATACACACTAAAAACATATATAGTAGAAGGACGACAGGTTTTAGTGGCTACCATCGAAGAAACTCCGCACAAACCGGTGTATGCCAAAGATGAAACGGGCAAACCTCTCGCCTATCTCCGCATCAAAGACGAGAATATACTGGCAACTCCCATACATCTCCGTGTATGGCAACAAAGCGACAGCCCGCGGGGAGAACTTATCCGATACACTGAACGGGAACAGCTTTTACTGGAACAACTGGAACAGGGAGCATTACTCTCACTCAACCGCTATTGCCGTCAGACAGGAGTTTCACGCCGCGCTGCTGAACATCTGCTTGCCAAATTTGTTCGTTATGATATTGTAGAACCTGTATTCGAAAATCACAAATTCTACTTCCGGATAAAGAACGAATAA
- a CDS encoding FecR family protein, whose translation MSNTYKIIKIFISDKFSPELKEKTWRWIIDSAGQDKKEEAMMQVWEEQEFKTDASTIRSYQDFRKKLPHSQKTVVSYTLRKWGQVAAALLIPLLSIWIAYLYMQFDEKPVELVEYFVPKGEQRQITLPDGSIAHLNSGTLLIYPQKFANDMRSVYLMGEANFDVKKDSQHPFIVKTGHLKVKVLGTKFNVYAYPEDEKTIATLESGSIVVQKSNDEDIITLTPNEQLEYDNPTGEFNKKIIDASLYSGWTKGELNFAGMTLKDIFTTIERIYNIQIIVPPHLATTDVYTIKFKHKAPIKDIMNIVTKAIGSIDYKVENENVLLIYSPQNKKGGR comes from the coding sequence ATGTCGAATACCTATAAAATAATTAAAATTTTTATTTCCGACAAGTTCAGTCCCGAACTTAAGGAAAAGACATGGAGATGGATCATTGACTCCGCTGGACAGGACAAGAAGGAAGAAGCAATGATGCAGGTATGGGAAGAACAAGAATTCAAAACCGATGCAAGCACCATACGTTCTTATCAGGATTTCCGCAAGAAGCTGCCACATTCACAAAAAACAGTCGTTTCTTATACGTTGCGCAAATGGGGACAAGTAGCGGCAGCATTACTCATCCCTCTGCTGTCCATTTGGATAGCTTACCTGTATATGCAATTTGATGAAAAACCTGTAGAATTGGTAGAATACTTTGTACCTAAGGGAGAACAGAGGCAAATCACTTTGCCCGACGGTTCCATAGCGCATCTCAATTCAGGGACATTGTTAATATATCCACAGAAATTTGCTAATGACATGCGTTCCGTATATCTGATGGGAGAAGCTAATTTCGATGTAAAGAAAGATAGCCAACATCCGTTCATTGTCAAGACCGGCCATCTGAAAGTTAAAGTTTTGGGAACCAAGTTCAACGTATACGCCTATCCGGAAGATGAAAAAACAATCGCCACTCTTGAATCAGGCTCAATTGTTGTTCAGAAATCGAACGATGAGGACATCATTACCCTGACACCCAATGAGCAACTTGAATATGACAATCCAACCGGAGAATTCAATAAAAAAATCATTGACGCTTCCTTATACTCCGGTTGGACCAAAGGTGAATTAAACTTTGCCGGAATGACTCTCAAAGACATTTTCACTACAATAGAAAGAATATATAATATACAGATCATCGTTCCTCCACATCTAGCCACGACGGATGTATATACGATCAAATTCAAACATAAAGCTCCTATCAAAGATATCATGAATATTGTAACAAAAGCGATAGGAAGCATCGATTATAAAGTAGAGAACGAGAACGTGCTTTTAATTTATTCACCCCAAAACAAGAAAGGAGGCAGATAG
- a CDS encoding RNA polymerase sigma-70 factor: MQPFNEKQLLEAISKGDEKAFETFFLHYYPQVKGFITGLLQSPEEAEDISQDIFLMLWGNRSSLNTINNFKSYLFRVCKNAVYRHIERALLFKNYQQKQAEKIVSTPESNETDDKIQLKELELLVAMVVEKMPPQRKKIYKMSRESGMSSDEIAQTLGINKRTVENHLSQALTDIRKVLFIAFFLFF; encoded by the coding sequence ATGCAACCTTTTAATGAAAAACAACTTTTAGAGGCTATCAGCAAAGGAGACGAGAAGGCTTTTGAAACCTTCTTCCTTCACTATTATCCACAAGTCAAAGGATTTATCACCGGATTATTGCAATCGCCGGAAGAAGCGGAAGATATATCGCAGGATATATTTCTAATGCTGTGGGGCAACCGCTCATCCCTCAATACAATCAACAATTTCAAATCTTATCTTTTCCGTGTCTGCAAAAATGCGGTATACCGGCATATCGAACGTGCGTTACTATTCAAAAACTACCAGCAAAAACAAGCCGAGAAGATTGTTTCCACACCGGAAAGCAACGAAACTGACGACAAGATACAACTCAAGGAACTTGAACTACTGGTAGCAATGGTTGTGGAAAAAATGCCTCCGCAACGGAAGAAAATATATAAGATGAGCCGGGAATCAGGAATGAGCAGTGACGAAATAGCCCAAACGTTAGGCATCAATAAACGAACTGTCGAGAACCATCTTTCACAAGCCCTCACAGACATACGGAAAGTGCTATTTATTGCCTTTTTTCTATTTTTCTAA
- a CDS encoding RagB/SusD family nutrient uptake outer membrane protein — MRKYLYLICTVLLTGCLNNDFLERYPLGDPTAETAFKTYDNFKAYAWGLYETLPSLGYDSENSTDDISFNQTRGSSESNWIRKLVTIPDKKDNTVWSYYSYIRRVNLMLDRIEGSDMTDTEKKHWRSVGYFFRSYRYFSLLSAYGGVPWIDHVLSDDETELIEGPRASRDEIAEHILNDLKEAEKGINENGEGANTINKACVQALLSRFCLFEGTWRKYHGLSNAETYLRECKRVSAELIEKYPNVADCYDDLFCSLELKDVPGVILYREYSNAVGVVHAVSIGGTTASSFYNPTRDLVDSYLCSNGKPRWNNPLFLGDEDPYKEFSNRDHRLWLHVTPPYTIDRSKSQNAWDNKWEFTDNPKDRSFIDSLTTRMGIGYGSPKERQKTLPFRQGYAEGILGAVPHFDFFLNDQPWYKSAFGYNNWKYYCCYLEMGNQRNEETDMPIFRIEEVMLNYAEAMCELGEFNQSVANLTINKLRPRANVAPMIVTNIDASFDPKRDKGNSDYSGDYEVNPLLWEIRRERRIELFSEGFRFDDLRRWKKCHYALKKKLGQYVRTSDFPAETNVTIDGGAAEGYLEFHPQQTHLWPDYYYLYPIPRNERVLNPQLEQNPGWESEN; from the coding sequence ATGAGAAAATATTTATATCTGATATGTACGGTTTTACTGACCGGCTGTCTTAATAATGATTTCCTGGAAAGGTATCCTTTGGGAGACCCGACCGCTGAAACAGCTTTTAAAACATACGACAACTTCAAGGCTTACGCCTGGGGACTATACGAAACCCTGCCTTCATTGGGATACGATTCGGAAAACTCTACGGACGACATCTCGTTCAATCAGACAAGAGGTTCGAGCGAAAGTAACTGGATTCGGAAATTAGTGACTATTCCCGATAAAAAAGACAATACTGTATGGAGTTACTACAGCTATATCCGCCGCGTGAACTTAATGCTCGACCGCATCGAAGGCAGCGACATGACGGATACGGAGAAAAAACACTGGCGTTCTGTGGGATATTTCTTCCGCAGTTACCGCTACTTCTCTCTCCTGTCGGCCTATGGCGGCGTGCCCTGGATTGACCACGTATTGAGCGATGATGAGACAGAACTAATAGAAGGCCCGAGAGCATCGAGAGATGAAATAGCCGAACATATCCTGAACGATTTGAAAGAAGCCGAAAAGGGCATCAATGAAAACGGCGAAGGGGCAAACACCATCAACAAAGCCTGCGTACAAGCATTGTTGTCGCGTTTCTGCCTGTTTGAAGGTACATGGCGCAAATACCACGGTTTGAGTAATGCCGAAACCTACCTGCGGGAATGCAAGCGGGTATCTGCCGAACTGATAGAGAAGTATCCCAACGTGGCCGACTGCTACGACGACTTATTCTGCTCGCTGGAACTGAAAGACGTTCCGGGTGTGATTTTATACAGAGAGTATTCGAACGCTGTCGGTGTGGTACACGCTGTAAGTATTGGCGGAACCACTGCCTCATCGTTCTACAATCCAACCCGCGATTTGGTAGACAGCTATCTTTGCTCAAACGGTAAGCCGCGCTGGAACAACCCGTTGTTTTTAGGTGATGAAGATCCGTACAAAGAATTCAGCAACCGCGACCACCGTTTATGGTTACACGTCACTCCGCCTTATACTATAGACCGTAGCAAATCGCAAAATGCATGGGACAACAAATGGGAATTTACCGACAATCCTAAAGACAGAAGTTTCATCGACAGCCTCACCACGCGTATGGGAATAGGATACGGCAGTCCCAAAGAGCGGCAGAAAACGTTGCCGTTCCGTCAAGGATATGCTGAAGGTATCTTAGGAGCCGTACCACACTTCGACTTCTTCTTGAACGACCAGCCGTGGTATAAATCAGCTTTCGGATACAACAACTGGAAATACTACTGCTGCTATCTGGAGATGGGTAACCAACGAAACGAGGAGACGGATATGCCCATCTTCCGCATCGAAGAAGTAATGCTGAACTATGCAGAAGCCATGTGCGAATTGGGCGAATTCAACCAGTCCGTAGCCAACCTCACCATCAACAAACTGCGCCCGCGCGCCAACGTAGCTCCGATGATTGTTACGAATATCGATGCTTCTTTCGACCCGAAGCGTGACAAAGGAAACTCCGATTATTCGGGCGACTACGAAGTAAATCCCCTGTTGTGGGAGATTCGCCGTGAGCGACGCATCGAGCTCTTCTCCGAAGGTTTCCGTTTCGACGACCTGAGAAGATGGAAGAAATGCCACTATGCACTGAAAAAGAAACTCGGACAATATGTACGGACATCTGACTTCCCGGCAGAAACCAATGTGACAATTGATGGCGGCGCTGCCGAAGGATATCTGGAATTCCATCCTCAACAGACTCATTTGTGGCCCGACTATTATTATCTCTACCCCATCCCACGCAACGAACGGGTGCTGAACCCCCAACTTGAACAGAACCCCGGCTGGGAAAGTGAGAATTAA